The proteins below are encoded in one region of Oncorhynchus gorbuscha isolate QuinsamMale2020 ecotype Even-year linkage group LG01, OgorEven_v1.0, whole genome shotgun sequence:
- the LOC124031288 gene encoding trace amine-associated receptor 8c-like: MLLQMEKHEDVQYCFQDGNSSCRKALLSTSIYITLYIFFSLISAVTVFLNVLVIISISHFKQLHTPTNLLILSLAVSDLLVGLIVIPVMTVAILEPCWSFGEYFCVFHFYVIFLCTSLSLGNLVLISIDRYVAVCDPLLYHSKITITGTICCISITWCCCIIYDAVIIQNFVNVQAPSMCLRECVIVEGITWVNIMYIAFIMVVPCSIIITLYMNIFVVARSQARKVFSKEAASVSGVKTEQRNKSERKAAKTLGIVVFTYLLSWIPSLFIYFVVSVIGDHLISYFTSYLALFNSLINPIIYAFFYPWFKVTAKLILTLKIRHL, translated from the coding sequence ATGTTATTACAAATGGAGAAACATGAAGATGTTCAATACTGTTTTCAAGACGGAAACTCTTCTTGCAGAAAGGCTTTGCTATCGACATCTATCTACATAACACTGTACATCTTCTTCTCATTGATTTCAGCAGTTACAGTATTTTTGAACGTACTGGTGatcatctccatctctcacttcAAGCAGCTCCACACTCCAACCAACCTGctcatcctctctctggctgtgtcagATCTCCTGGTGGGACTGATTGTGATACCAGTAATGACTGTAGCAATATTGGAACCATGCTGGAGTTTTGGGGAATATTTCTGCGTGTTTCATTTCTACGTTATTTTTTTATGTACTTCTTTATCTCTTGGGAATTTGGTCTTGATATCTATTGACCGCTATGTTGCTGTGTGTGATCCCTTATTGTACCActctaaaataacaataacaggaACTATCTGTTGTATATCCATTACCTGGTGTTGTTGTATCATATACGATGCTGTTATTATACAAAACTTTGTAAATGTACAGGCACCCAGTATGTGTTTAAGAGAATGTGTTATTGTTGAAGGAATAACATGGGTTAATATAATGTACATTGCATTTATAATGGTTGTCCCGTGCTCTATTATTATAACACTTTATATGAACATCTTTGTGGTGGCCAGATCACAGGCCAGAAAGGTATTTTCAAAAGAGGCTGCCAGTGTGTCTGGTGttaaaacagaacagagaaataAGTCTGAGAGAAAAGCAGCAAAAACTCTAGGTATTGTTGTTTTCACCTATCTCCTTTCTTGGATTCCATCTCTATTTATTTACTTTGTTGTTTCTGTTATAGGTGATCATTTAATATCATATTTCACCAGTTATCTGGCACTTTTTAATTCCTTAATTAATCCAATAATTTATGCTTTCTTTTATCCATGGTTCAAAGTGACAGCTAAACTTATTTTAACTTTGAAGATAAGACATTTATAG